A stretch of DNA from Methanosarcinales archaeon:
ACCTGAACAGTTTACAAATTCCCCCCTACAACTTGAAATCGACTTCAATAGTATCCTTTAATAAATCCTCGAATCCCATCATTTTAAGTGTTTTCTGAGACTTTCCAGTTAAATTGAGGTTCCATGTTTTCACTTGATGCCCCAATCTCACCTGAATTCGTTCCACCCGTTCAAGATCATGAAGAAATGCATCTGCTTCATTCCAGACATCTTTACGATCTGATGTTTTCTGAAGATGCCACTGAAGGTCCGCCAGCAGTCGATATGCAAGAACGCACACAAAAATATACACTCTCACTCGCCTCTCGAGCCTGTGACGTACAGGTTCCATTTCTTCGGATGTCTTCAATGTCCTGAAGACTTTCTCTACAAAATCCTTCTCAAAATAAGCTGTCACAACTTCCTGCGGGGAAAGTGATTCATCTGTAGATAAAATCAGATATTTGCCATATGAACGTTCAGATGCTGCAATCTCATGGTTTTTAAAATTCCATTCTATACGAGGACCATTTCCTGTTCTCTTAACTCGAGTGCGGACATAATCCTTCCATGATCCCACGATGCTATCAATGGCTTTGTGAAGACGTGCTTCTGACCACTCCTTTCCCTTCTCACTCAATTCATCAAGTTCCTGACCAATAAATGCCAGAACTTCGTTCTGAGCATTGACCTTACTGGTTCTTCGTTCCTGATTGATGTATACGATCACCGAACGCTGTTTGTCAAAAAGTTGATCTTTTGTTTTTACTGCATAGATATGTCCGGTCCTGCTTTTATGAATAAATGTATCTGGACTTAAAGGAACATCTGTGTCTGCAATGATGTTTTTAACATCATTCAAAGTTTTGGGAACACCACAAATAAGCTTCCAACCAACTGACTCGATTATGTTAACATTTTCTTTAGATACATTTCCTCTATCCCAGATGAGTGTTCCAGGTTCAATGCCCGTTTCTTTGAGTTGTGCTACAAGATTCTTAATCGTTGATGAGCCGTTACGGCTCCCATTGTAAATAAAGTGAGATATGGGATATTTATCGTGTTTTGATACGAGAAGAGCAAGATTCACCTGCAGACGCTTGACAAGTTTGGCGTTGTATCCAAGTTCAGCCAGTGAGCAACTGAAGCCAAAAAAAAGAACTGATGTGAGGTCGTATGCGACTATCTCAGACTCACCGTGTAGCGGGTGCATTTTACGCCATTGTTTGTAAAGAGCATCATCGATCTTGTGAGTGAAATCGTGGATCTGACCTATAGTTCTGTCTTCATAGCATACAAAGTCCATTGCTGTAAGAAATGACGTCCTGGTGAGATCAGCAGGATTAACATCCATTAGTCTGGGAAGGTCTGTTGTAGGGATCCAGTTTTCAAGCATAGTGTTGCTCATTGGATCTATTACTCGATTGATTGCCCAGGCAGTTAGGAGCTTACCTGGAGATGGACCGTCTATGTTTGCATCTCCGCAGCTGATCTCATCGATAGTTTTTACGAAACCAAGCTGAGATGCAAGCTCCCATAGCAAGGTCACAGCACCTGCCCTATGAGAGGGGCCATGTTCTAAACGATCCAGTATTTTTGGCTTTGGTTTTGAAGGTTCAATGGGTTCTTCGGGTCCTAAGCTCCTCACATAAACACTTTTGACTTTTCCGTCTACGCGAATAGATTTGTATTCTTCAAGGTAGATGCGTCCATTCTTTTTCCTTCTTTTAATTACCATGTAGGGAGTATTGCCCCTACATGTATATAATTATTTCGGTTTTGAAATGGAATAAAAAATAATCGCTTGAAGACGAAATTGGTATATTAAAATGGGTTAGTGTAAGGTAGGTAGGGGGGACGAACAAATCTGTTCAGGTAAAGAAATCTTTCATTTAACGTACCTGCTTTTAATAAAAATAAAAGATGATTTTAAACTTTATAAAAATATCTGAACTAAAATTGCCGGAAAAAAACCCATATTCACTAATTATTCGAACTTGAACATGCCAACAGCAACACTAAAAAAGATAATATCAGCATTCCTACTCATTGAAAAATATTTGCACCATTTCAAATAATGGATTTATGGATAGTTTTAAATCTGATATAAGGAAGTATATACCTCGGTGCAAACAATGGCCGATGATACCCAAAAAGATCTGACCCCAAACGAAAAGCAGGTACTTCTGGCATTGGGGAAACTGAAGACCGCAGACCCTCAAACATTATCCAATGCTTCTGATCTCAGCGTGGAAGCTGCAATCCAGAGTTCATTTTTACTGCAGGAAAAGGGGCTTGCACAGGTATCTGAAGAAATCATCGAGAAATACCACCTGACAGAGGAAGGCAAAGAGTATGCAGTATCAGGACTCCCTGAACGTCAGATAATTGAAAAGGTCACATC
This window harbors:
- a CDS encoding IS1634 family transposase; this translates as MVIKRRKKNGRIYLEEYKSIRVDGKVKSVYVRSLGPEEPIEPSKPKPKILDRLEHGPSHRAGAVTLLWELASQLGFVKTIDEISCGDANIDGPSPGKLLTAWAINRVIDPMSNTMLENWIPTTDLPRLMDVNPADLTRTSFLTAMDFVCYEDRTIGQIHDFTHKIDDALYKQWRKMHPLHGESEIVAYDLTSVLFFGFSCSLAELGYNAKLVKRLQVNLALLVSKHDKYPISHFIYNGSRNGSSTIKNLVAQLKETGIEPGTLIWDRGNVSKENVNIIESVGWKLICGVPKTLNDVKNIIADTDVPLSPDTFIHKSRTGHIYAVKTKDQLFDKQRSVIVYINQERRTSKVNAQNEVLAFIGQELDELSEKGKEWSEARLHKAIDSIVGSWKDYVRTRVKRTGNGPRIEWNFKNHEIAASERSYGKYLILSTDESLSPQEVVTAYFEKDFVEKVFRTLKTSEEMEPVRHRLERRVRVYIFVCVLAYRLLADLQWHLQKTSDRKDVWNEADAFLHDLERVERIQVRLGHQVKTWNLNLTGKSQKTLKMMGFEDLLKDTIEVDFKL